From the genome of Symphalangus syndactylus isolate Jambi chromosome 5, NHGRI_mSymSyn1-v2.1_pri, whole genome shotgun sequence, one region includes:
- the YBEY gene encoding endoribonuclease YbeY isoform X1 encodes MSLVIRNLQRVIPIRRAPLRSKIEIVRRILGVQKFDVGIICVDNKNIQHINRIYRDRNVPTDVLSFPFHEHLKAGEFPQPDFADDYNLGDIFLGVEYIFHQCKENEDYNDVLTVTATHGLCHLLGFTHSSEAEWQQIQLLTCQEECGILTGVALNLQICQPRGGSDPCVCAAVVPGSSSTSLSQSRLSQPSCALTRHSGCQSLSSP; translated from the exons ATGAGTTTGGTGATTAGAAATCTGCAGCGAGTCATCCCCATCAGGAGAGCGCCACTTCGCAGTAAGATCGAGATTGTAAGGAGGATTTTAGGAGTGCAGAAATTTGACGTGGGGATCATCTGTGTTGACAACAAGAATATTCAGCACATTAATAGAATCTACAGAGATAGAAATGTCCCAACCGATgtgctttcttttccatttcatgag CATCTGAAAGCAGGTGAATTTCCCCAGCCTGATTTTGCAGATGACTACAATTTGGGAGACATTTTCCTAGGAGTGGAGTATATCTTCCATCAGtgtaaagaaaatgaagattaCAATGACGTCCTGACG GTGACGGCCACCCACGGACTCTGTCACTTGCTGGGCTTCACACACAGCTCGGAGGCAGAGTGGCAGCAG ATTCAGCTCCTCACGTGCCAGGAAGAATGTGGAATCTTGACTGGAGTTGCATTAAATCTGCAGATCTGCCAACCCCGTGGAGGCTCAGACCCATGCGTATGTGCTGCCGTGGTCCCTGGGTCATCTTCAACCTCTCTCA GCCAGTCAAGGCTAAGTCAGCCCAGCTGTGCCCTAACCAGACACTCTGGATGCCAGAGCCTTTCATCCCCGTGA
- the YBEY gene encoding endoribonuclease YbeY isoform X3: protein MSLVIRNLQRVIPIRRAPLRSKIEIVRRILGVQKFDVGIICVDNKNIQHINRIYRDRNVPTDVLSFPFHEHLKAGEFPQPDFADDYNLGDIFLGVEYIFHQCKENEDYNDVLTVTATHGLCHLLGFTHSSEAEWQQMFQKEKAVLDELGRRTGTWLQPLTWGLFGGS, encoded by the exons ATGAGTTTGGTGATTAGAAATCTGCAGCGAGTCATCCCCATCAGGAGAGCGCCACTTCGCAGTAAGATCGAGATTGTAAGGAGGATTTTAGGAGTGCAGAAATTTGACGTGGGGATCATCTGTGTTGACAACAAGAATATTCAGCACATTAATAGAATCTACAGAGATAGAAATGTCCCAACCGATgtgctttcttttccatttcatgag CATCTGAAAGCAGGTGAATTTCCCCAGCCTGATTTTGCAGATGACTACAATTTGGGAGACATTTTCCTAGGAGTGGAGTATATCTTCCATCAGtgtaaagaaaatgaagattaCAATGACGTCCTGACG GTGACGGCCACCCACGGACTCTGTCACTTGCTGGGCTTCACACACAGCTCGGAGGCAGAGTGGCAGCAG ATGTTCCAGAAGGAGAAGGCGGTGCTGGACGAGCTGGGCCGACGCACGGGGACCTGGCTGCAGCCCCTGACCTGGGGCCTCTTCGGAGGGAGCTGA
- the YBEY gene encoding endoribonuclease YbeY isoform X5, producing the protein MSLVIRNLQRVIPIRRAPLRSKIEIHLKAGEFPQPDFADDYNLGDIFLGVEYIFHQCKENEDYNDVLTVTATHGLCHLLGFTHSSEAEWQQMFQKEKAVLDELGRRTGTWLQPLTWGLFGGS; encoded by the exons ATGAGTTTGGTGATTAGAAATCTGCAGCGAGTCATCCCCATCAGGAGAGCGCCACTTCGCAGTAAGATCGAGATT CATCTGAAAGCAGGTGAATTTCCCCAGCCTGATTTTGCAGATGACTACAATTTGGGAGACATTTTCCTAGGAGTGGAGTATATCTTCCATCAGtgtaaagaaaatgaagattaCAATGACGTCCTGACG GTGACGGCCACCCACGGACTCTGTCACTTGCTGGGCTTCACACACAGCTCGGAGGCAGAGTGGCAGCAG ATGTTCCAGAAGGAGAAGGCGGTGCTGGACGAGCTGGGCCGACGCACGGGGACCTGGCTGCAGCCCCTGACCTGGGGCCTCTTCGGAGGGAGCTGA
- the YBEY gene encoding endoribonuclease YbeY isoform X6 yields the protein MSLVIRNLQRVIPIRRAPLRSKIEIVRRILGVQKFDVGIICVDNKNIQHINRIYRDRNVPTDVLSFPFHEVTATHGLCHLLGFTHSSEAEWQQMFQKEKAVLDELGRRTGTWLQPLTWGLFGGS from the exons ATGAGTTTGGTGATTAGAAATCTGCAGCGAGTCATCCCCATCAGGAGAGCGCCACTTCGCAGTAAGATCGAGATTGTAAGGAGGATTTTAGGAGTGCAGAAATTTGACGTGGGGATCATCTGTGTTGACAACAAGAATATTCAGCACATTAATAGAATCTACAGAGATAGAAATGTCCCAACCGATgtgctttcttttccatttcatgag GTGACGGCCACCCACGGACTCTGTCACTTGCTGGGCTTCACACACAGCTCGGAGGCAGAGTGGCAGCAG ATGTTCCAGAAGGAGAAGGCGGTGCTGGACGAGCTGGGCCGACGCACGGGGACCTGGCTGCAGCCCCTGACCTGGGGCCTCTTCGGAGGGAGCTGA
- the YBEY gene encoding endoribonuclease YbeY isoform X7: MSLVIRNLQRVIPIRRAPLRSKIEIVTATHGLCHLLGFTHSSEAEWQQMFQKEKAVLDELGRRTGTWLQPLTWGLFGGS; encoded by the exons ATGAGTTTGGTGATTAGAAATCTGCAGCGAGTCATCCCCATCAGGAGAGCGCCACTTCGCAGTAAGATCGAGATT GTGACGGCCACCCACGGACTCTGTCACTTGCTGGGCTTCACACACAGCTCGGAGGCAGAGTGGCAGCAG ATGTTCCAGAAGGAGAAGGCGGTGCTGGACGAGCTGGGCCGACGCACGGGGACCTGGCTGCAGCCCCTGACCTGGGGCCTCTTCGGAGGGAGCTGA
- the YBEY gene encoding endoribonuclease YbeY isoform X4, with the protein MSLVIRNLQRVIPIRRAPLRSKIEIVRRILGVQKFDVGIICVDNKNIQHINRIYRDRNVPTDVLSFPFHEHLKAGEFPQPDFADDYNLGDIFLGVEYIFHQCKENEDYNDVLTVTATHGLCHLLGFTHSSEAEWQQVRGPSIPLPKGCVGEGGSPRPLPAPTLHPDCPHRNWTSDLPL; encoded by the exons ATGAGTTTGGTGATTAGAAATCTGCAGCGAGTCATCCCCATCAGGAGAGCGCCACTTCGCAGTAAGATCGAGATTGTAAGGAGGATTTTAGGAGTGCAGAAATTTGACGTGGGGATCATCTGTGTTGACAACAAGAATATTCAGCACATTAATAGAATCTACAGAGATAGAAATGTCCCAACCGATgtgctttcttttccatttcatgag CATCTGAAAGCAGGTGAATTTCCCCAGCCTGATTTTGCAGATGACTACAATTTGGGAGACATTTTCCTAGGAGTGGAGTATATCTTCCATCAGtgtaaagaaaatgaagattaCAATGACGTCCTGACG GTGACGGCCACCCACGGACTCTGTCACTTGCTGGGCTTCACACACAGCTCGGAGGCAGAGTGGCAGCAGGTAAGGGGCCCATCCATCCCGCTACCGAAGGGGTGCGTGGGGGAAGGAGGCTCCCCCAGGCCCCTGCCAGCCCCCACCCTCCATCCTGACTGCCCCCACAGGAACTGGACCTCAGACCTGCCCTTGTAA